A region from the Mya arenaria isolate MELC-2E11 chromosome 2, ASM2691426v1 genome encodes:
- the LOC128209456 gene encoding jmjC domain-containing protein 8-like has product MRRVYLTFIITFSQCIVVYQAERNQKEENGGWLTLEEDRIAQPGPCNIDRIDLSSQKFTQQHFLDNYAFNKPFVIAGATENQNFQSLCEKRNLLERYGKHTVRLSSANTYSYDKRDVALTKYIDEIMKAQTLDRYGNETFYWFGDNDHEAFEDLFNMYNPPPYQIPNLTGMYSFGVAAAGTGVPFHFHGAGFAEVIFGRKRWFMYPPEKQPAFNPNKTTLHWLEEEYPNLHESDMPLECTIDQGEAIYFPDRWWHGTLNIDTSVFISTFLG; this is encoded by the exons ATGAGACGtgtatatttgacatttattatcACTTTTTCCCAGTGCATAGTCGTTTATCAAGCTGAACGAAATCAAAAGGAAGAAAATGGAGGATG GTTGACCCTGGAAGAAGACAGGATAGCGCAGCCAGGCCCTTGTAACATTGACCGAATCGACCTCAGCTCTCAGAAATTCACCCAACAGCATTTTCTTGACAA TTATGCCTTCAACAAGCCATTTGTGATAGCAGGAGCCACAGAAAATCAG aatTTTCAAAGTTTGTGTGAGAAGAGAAATCTGCTTGAAAGATATGGAAAACACACAGTCAGACTCAGTTCGGCAAATACATACTCATATGATAAAA GAGATGTtgcattaacaaaatatattgatgaaataatgaAAGCCCAGACCCTGGACAGATATGGAAATG AGACATTTTACTGGTTTGGTGACAATGACCATGAAGCATTTGAAGATCTGTTCAACATGTACAATCCACCTCCCTACCAGATACCCAACCTGACCGGCATGTACAGTTTTGGAGTGGCAG CTGCTGGTACAGGTGTTCCATTCCATTTCCATGGTGCTGGCTTTGCAGAAGTTATTTTTGGGAGAAAG CGCTGGTTCATGTACCCGCCAGAGAAGCAGCCTGCATTTAACCCGAACAAAACCACCCTCCATTGGCTGGAGGAAGAGTATCCGAACCTTCACGAGTCAGACATGCCACTTGAGTGCACCATAGACCAAGGGGAG GCAATTTACTTCCCAGATCGATGGTGGCATGGAACATTGAACATTGACACAAGTGTATTTATATCAACATTCCTTGGGTAG